A stretch of DNA from Pseudomonadota bacterium:
AATCAGCGTCGGATGAGCCGCGTCATAGCCGCCGGCCTCCTCGATCGCAGCTACCATGCGTGCATGAAGTGCATGGCCGTCGAGCAATGGCGGCGCATCATCGCGCTTAACGAGCTTGCGCATGGAACGGGTCTCATGAAGAGCCATAAGTGGGTGTTTTCCTCAATCGTCGCGCGATCACATCTTGCGAAGCTTTGCGGCGAGATCATAGACGAAATCAAGGGCCTGCCGTGGTGTCATTTGATCGGGGTCTGCCTTGGCCATCAGCTCTGCCAGTCTGGCCTTGGCCGCAGCTTCAATATGTTCGTCGCTCGGCTGCGCTGTTGGAGCAGGCGCCTTAGCCGCTGCAAACAAGGGCAGGCCTTCAAACAGATCATCGTCGCTTTGTCCGTCTGTGCCGTCGACGCGTCTTTCAAGATGATCAAGGACAGCCCGTGCGCGCGTGATCACCGGCGCTGGAAGTCCGGCGAGTTTGGCCACTTGTAGTCCGTAAGACCGGTCGGCAGCGCCGGGTAGAACCTCGTGCAGAAAAATAACCTCGCCTTGCCACTCCTTGACGCTGAGTGTGCGATTTTCGAGGCGAGCAAGACGCTCAGCCAATACAGTCAACTCGTGATAATGGGTGGCAAAAAGGGCGCGCGACTTGCACTGCTCGTGGAGATGCTCAACGCAAGCCCATGCGATCGACAGCCCGTCATAGGTCGCTGTTCCGCGGCCAATCTCATCGAGAATGACCAGGCTTTTTGGACCTGCTTGGTGAAGGATCGCAGCCGTCTCCACCATTTCGACCATAAAGGTCGATCGCCCGCGGGCGAGATCATCTGCAGCCCCAACCCTGCTGAACAGGGCATCGACAATCCCAATTGTAGCGCTGTCAGCGGGTACATAGCAGCCCGCTTGCGCCATGACGGCGATGAGCGCGTTTTGCCGCAGGTACGTCGACTTGCCGCCCATGTTGGGGCCGGTGACGACGTGCACCTTTCCCAACTCATCGCCCTCGTCCCCCAAAGCGCAATCGTTGGAGACAAACTGCGCTCCGCCTTGCCGTTTTAACGCTCGCTCAACGACAGGATGGCGGCCGCCGACGAGGCTGAAGCAGGTATCGTCGCGCATGATAGGACGGATATGCCGATCAAGGATCGCCGTTTCGGCAAGGCCAGCGGCGACATCGAACGTGGCCAAAGCATCAGCGACTGCTTGCAACGGTTCGCGCGCCGCTATCACCGCCTCGCACAGGTCGTGAAACCGATCCAACTCCAGTGCCAGCGCACGGCCGGTCGCGCCTGCTATCTCCGCTTCGAGTTCGGACAGACGCTGGGTTGAAAAGCGCATGGCATTGGCCATGGTCTGACGGTGAAAGTAGGTGTCGGGCGCAGACTGAAGGGGTCCTGCCTGAGCGGAAGGCACCTCAATGAAAAAGCCCAGAAGGCCATTGTGTTTCACCTTCAGTGAGCGCGCGCCGGTCTGTTCACAATAGGTACTTTGAAGCCCTGCGATTACTTTGCGCGTGTCATCACGTAGACGGCGGGCAGCATCGAGGTCGGCATCAACCCCCTCGGCGATAAATCCGCCATCACGCGCAAACAGCGGAAGCTCGTCCGCCAATTCGCTTCCCAGACGGGTACCCAAGCCTTGAGGTCGCGCTTCGAGCTTAGCTCGTGCTTCTTTTAGCAAGATCGCTTCGGTGGCAGCGGGCCAATGTTCAAGCAGCGCCTCAGCCTGAGCGATCGCGGTACCAATGGTCTGCAGGTCGCGCGGTCCAGCCCGCGCGAGCACGACCCGTGCAAGGGCACGCGAAAGATCGGGAAGACCGGCGAGGCTGTTTCGAATGGTCTGACGGGCCGCCTGCGCATCGATGAAGGATGCGACGGCATCCAGACGCGCTTCGATGGTATCGCGCTCCGTCGACGGAGCTGATAGTTGGTCGGCGAGCCGCCGCGTTCCTGCGGCGGTCACGCATCGGTTGATTGCCGCAAGCAAGGTGGTGCCGTCATCGCCGGTTTTCGAGCGGACGATGTCGAGGCTCGTGCGCGTCGCCTCGTCGATCGCCATGGCCGTTCCCAAGCGCTCGCGCACGGGAGGCTTCAAGGCTGCGAAAGCCTGCTTTTGGGTCTGTTCGACATAACCGATTAAGGCTGCAGCCGCCCGGAGTTCGCCACGACTCAATTCCCCAAACGCATCTGCGCTTGCGACGCCGAAGGCCGTCGCAACCCTCTCGGCGGCGTCACCACCATGGAAAAGTACGGCCGGGAGTGGCGACAACGCTCCACCGAGGCGTTCAAGCGTCATGAAGAGGGGAGTTGTATCGGGCGTTAGATTATCTGGGTAAAGCGTTTCCGCTGGCGCGAGGCGCGCGAGCTCGGCATCCAGCCGGGCAGTGGGAAGCGTGGCGAGGTGAAACGATCCCGTCGACAGATCGAGCCAAGCAAGCCCCAGCGAACTGTCGTCAGCTGCGGGTGCAACAGCGGTCAGCCAGTTCGCCGAAGCGGTCGGCAGAAGCCCGTCCTCGGTCAAGGTTCCCGGTGTCACCAATCGCGTGACATCGCGCTTTACAACCGCCTTGGATCCGCGTTTTTTCGCTTCTTTCGGATCTTCGATCTGCTCGCAGACAGCCACCTTGTGACCAGCAGCAATCAGCTTGTGCAGGTAGTCCTGCGCGGCATGCACCGGTACGCCGGCCATTGGGATGTCTTGGCCGCTATGTTTGCCGCGCTTCGTCAGGGCGATGCCAAGCACCTTGGCGGCGATGTGTGCATCGTCAAAAAACAGTTCATAGAAGTCGCCCATCCGAAAGAATAGGAGGCTGTCAGCGTTGGCGGCCTTGATCTCAAGATATTGCGCCATGACCGGCGTCGCACCCTTCGCTGTCGGCGGTGGCTCGTTGAGTGCCGGAGCACGCGCGATTTCATCGGTAGATGGCGGCTTGGTCATGGTGCGTAAACTATCAGAGCAGCGCTGAAAGACCAGTTTGAACTCGGGTTGCACCGCCCCTCACTTGTGGTCAACGTCCCACCAAAAGACGGACAAAAAAGTCGCGGGCGACCGGTGGTTATCGGTGTGCAGCGCATCTAAAGTCCGGCGCTTAACAAGAACAAGAATCCCACAGGACCACGCTGCCATGGCCAAGAAGCTTCCGGGCGATACCCATCTGTCCCGCAACACCTTCGGCTCAAACCGTCCAGCCATTACAGACCAAGATGCGCTCGACTTTCACGCCTACGGGCGCCCCGGAAAACTTGAAGTCATTCCGACCAAACCGATGGCGACGCAGCGCGACCTTTCGCTCGCCTACTCGCCCGGAGTGGCGGTACCGGTCAAAGCGATCGCGGCCAACCCGGACGTCGCCTTTGATTACACCGCCCGGGGCAACATGGTGGCGGTGATATCCAATGGCACCGCGATTTTGGGATTGGGCAACCTCGGCGCGCTTGCATCCAAGCCGGTGATGGAGGGCAAGGCCGTCCTTTTCAAGCGTTTTGCGGACGTGGATTCGATCGATCTTGAAGTCGACACGCAGGATGTGGACGCCTTCATAGATGCAGTCAAACATCTCGGGCCGTCCTTTGGCGGCATCAACCTCGAAGACATCAAGGCCCCCGATTGCTTCATCATCGAATCGCGCTTGCGCGAGGAGATGGATATCCCGGTCTTCCATGACGACCAACACGGTACGGCAATCATAGCACTTGCAGGCTTGATCAACGCACTCGACCTGACCGGTCGCGACATCAAGGAAACAACTTTGGTTTGCAATGGCGCGGGCTCGGCGGCAATCGCCTGCATCGAACTGATCAAGGCGCTCGGCATGCCGGCCGACAACATCATCCTGTGCGACACAAAGGGGGTCATCTACCAGGGTCGTGAAGCGGGGATGAACCAATGGAAGGCAGCCCACGCCACGCGAACCGATGCGCGTACGCTTGAAGAAGCCGTGAAGGGCGCGGATGTCTTTTTCGGCTTGTCTGTCCAAGGCGCGTTGACCCAGGAAATGGTCATGTCGATGGCCGATGATCCCATAATCTTTGCCATGGCCAACCCGGATCCGGAGATTACACCGGAGCAGGTGGCGGAGGTACGCTCGGATGCCATCGTCGCAACCGGGCGGTCGGATTACCCCAATCAAGTCAACAATGTTCTGGGGTTTCCCTACATTTTTCGCGGCGCGCTCGATGTTCGTGCGACCACAATCAACGATGAGATGAAGATCGCGGCCGCGCGTGCGCTCGCCGACCTGGCGCGCGAGGATGTCCCCGACGAAGTGGCCTCGGCCTATCAGGGTGCAAGGCCCCGCTACGGGCCGAACTACATCATCCCGGTTCCTTTTGATCCGCGTCTAATTTCGGCCATCCCAGCGGCGGTCGCCAAAGCTGCTGCAGACACTGGCGTCGCGCGCAGGCCCGTTATCGATGATGCAGGTTACCGCGCCGAACTATCAGCTCGGCGTGATCCTGTCGCTGGGGTCCTCAATCGTATCTATGAGCGCGTCAAGCGGCTCCAAAAGCGCGTTGTGTTCGCTGAAGGTGAAGAAGAGCAGGTCATGCGCGCCGCGGTATCGTTCAGCCATCAGGGTCTCGGTCACGCGATTCTTGTTGGGCGTGAGGATGAGATACGCCGGGTAGCTGAAGATGGTGGTATCGACCTGACCGGTATCGAGATCGCAAACGCGCGCGTATCTTCGAGACAGGAAGACTATGCGGAGTTCCTCTACCAGAGGCTCCAACGCAAGGGTTTCCTGTTCCGTGATTGCCAGCGCATGGTGAACACGGATCGCAACTACTTCGGCGCTTGTATGGTTGCGATGGGCGAAGCCGACTCCATGGTGACGGGAACGACGCGCAATTATTCGGTGGCGCTGCAGGTGATCCGGCGTGTGGTCGATGCGAAGCCCGGGCACAGGGTGATCGGGGCATCACTGTGTCTGGCGCGCGGGCGAACGGTCCTGATTGCAGATACCGCCGTGCACGATATGCCGACGTCTGAAGAACTTGCCGATATTGCCGAAGAAGCAGCTGGCGTTGCTCGACGTCTTGGCTACGAGCCGAGAGTTGCGATGTTGGCGTACTCCACCTTCGGCCATCCTCCCGGCGAGCGGTCGGAGCGTGTGCAAGAGGCGGTACGCATACTCGACAAGCGCCGGGTCGATTTTGAGTACGACGGTGAAATGAACGCCGATGTGGCGTTGAACATGCAGATCATGGAGCAATACCCATTCTGCCGATTGTCTGGTCCTGCGAACGTGCTTGTCATGCCAGCGTTCCACTCGGCCTCTATCGCTACAAAAATGCTTGAAGAACTGGGTGGGTCGACCGTGATCGGCCCACTGCTTGTCGGCATAGATAAACCGATCCAGATTGCGCGGCTGGGCGCAGGCGATAGCGAGATCGTGAATATGGCGGTGCTATCCGCCTATAATGTTAGCGCTTAGTGCGGGTAGCGTTTAGGCGGCCTTGAGGATGCGCACGCGCAAAGCCTGGGGCATGGCCATCAGCAGTTTTTTGGCAAACGGGCGTAGGCCTTGCAGGATGCCAATTCGATAGGCCCAACCCTTGAGGCTGCGCGGCACCATCACGTCGGTGACCGGCAGCGCATTGGTGCTCCATGATTGCTTGTAGTCGGCCATGGGAGCAAGCAGATCGTATGCTGGCCAACCATTCTCCAATCCGTGGCGAACCGTCAGTTCCATCTGCACCTTGCCCGGGCTGCGCGCCTCATAGGCCGGATCGTACATTCCCATGAATGCCATGCTGGCCGATCGATCAATGAGGGCTATCTCGATGGCAATTGGGGTTTCGTCCAACCAAAGTACCCGGAGGCCTAGTGGATTGTCCGGGTCCTGGCATTCCGCCAACGCCTCAAGAGTTTTAAGGGACAGAGTGTCCATGAATGCGCGGCTAGAGAGACCACGCGCAGCGAGCCAGTCTTTCTTCCACGCAAGCGCAAGTTCGCAAAGCTGCCGGGCCTGTCCACCAGGTTTGACCAAGGAAAACCGTAGTTCGCCCATTTCCTCCAGCCGCCGGCGTTTGAGACGCAGTCCCTTGCGCGTCGATCGTGAGAAGCGGGCGAAGTATGTTTCTGCCGATTGAAACCCGCGTAAGTCGGCAATTGCCGCCTCGCGGCCCTCACCTACCTGCCAGCGTTCGGTCGGCATCACGAGCGCGACGCGAGCGTCCGCCCGAACACTCCGAAGCAACAGGCCGTCGATTTTCCATCCATCGATGGCCTCAAAAAGGGCTTGCCGAACCTTCACATGATCCGCCTGGGGATCAAGGAGTACATCGCCATACTGGATGAGTGGTTCCCCGACCCACTCAACAATCGAGAGGCCTCGATTTTCCCGTTGTGCAAGCGGTGCAAGGCAGACCAATTGGCCCGCGCTGTTACGTATGCAAACGATCCGAGCGCGGTATCTAGGGTCATCGCCAAAGGCGTAGTTTTCAAGCCAAGTCAGGCAAAACGCGAAGACTTGGAAACCCGTTGAGCCTTCGCTTATGCCTTCAAGTCGACACCATTCCTCCCCCAGAGCAGCAACGGCTTGGCGGTCGTGGACCTCGCTGAAGGTGTAATTACCCCCAACCCCAGTTTTACCGTTCGCCTCGATCGCGGAACTTGGTGCATCGGTCAGGGTTTGCAGAGTTTGGTCGATGCTGAGCATGGAGGCATATGGATCGAATCGGTTGCGAATCCACACACCCTTAGCGCCAGCTGCTTAAGATTTGAGGAAACCGGATTGTTCTCAAATCCTTAAAACGACACGCGCGTCCTGCAGCTGGGATGGCGAAAAGCCCTGATATGTCTGGATTTGAAACATCGTGCGGTCCAGGCATCGTAAGGTTTTGGTAACGCTGGCAGCACTTTACAAACCCGCCATTCAACCAGAACACAGCCATCGGTTCTGGCGCGTTAGCCGGGCCCGAACCCCTCGGGATTGAGGGTTGACGCTCCGGTAGCTAATCGCAGACATCTATCCCCCGAAGAAGTCCTTGACCTTGGAAAAGAAGCCATCCGTCTCAGGATTATTGTGCGCACCGCTTTCTTCTTCGAACGCTTCGAGCAATTCGCGTTGTTTACGCGTCAAGTTCTGCGGTGTTTCAACAACCACCTGAACGTACATGTCTCCGGCATCGCGCTGCCGGAGAATGGGCATACCCTTCCCGCGCAAGCGAAACTGCTTCCCGGTTTGCGTGCCGTCTGGCACTTTTACCCTCGCGCGCCCACCATCAAGCGTTGGGACTTCAAAGGCGCCCCCCAAAGCGGCCGTTACGATTGAGATTGGCGCGCGGCAAAACAGATCAGCACCGTCGCGCTGAAAAATCGAGTGCGGGGTGATCGAGACAAAAATGTAAAGATCGCCTGCTGGCGCTCCCCGGACGCCTGCTTCGCCCTCTCCTGCGACGCGTATGCGGTTGCCATCATCGATACCTGCAGGGATGTTGACCGATAAGGTGCGCTCCTGCACGACGCGGCCGGAGCCGGAACATGTCTCACAGGGATCCTTGATAACCTCGCCGCGTCCACCGCACGTTGGGCAGGTTCGTTCGACGGCGAAGAAGCCTTGGCTCATCCGCACTTTGCCCATCCCGCCGCAGGTTCCGCATGTAACCGGGCTGGTTCCCGGCTTGGCTCCCGAGCCGCTGCAGGTCTCGCAAACCACTGAGGTCGGTAACTGCAGGTCGACGGTTTTTCCTTCGAAAGCTTCTTCGAGCGAAATCTCTAGATTGTAGCGGACGTCCGATCCGCGTGCTGCTCCACTGCCACCACGACGGCGGCCGCCCATGAACTCACCAAATATCTCTTCGAAGATGTCGCCCATTCCGGCGCCACCCATGCCCGCGCCGCCAAACCCGCCGCCCATCCCGCCTTGTTCAAACGCTTGATGGCCGAAACGATCGTATGCCGCGCGTTTCTGGTCGTCGCGAAGGACCTCATAGGCCTCATTGACTTGCTTGAACTTCTGCTCCGCCTCCCCATCGCCAGGATTGCGATCAGGGTGGTACTGCATCGCCTTTTTGCGGAAGGCGCTCTTGAGCGTCTTTTCATCGGCATCGCGAGCAACGCCCAAAAGGTCATAAAAGTCGGGTTTAGCCATGGAGATCGGAAAGGCGCGTTGAGTGGGTTCAAAGGCTTCGGTGAGCAGGTGGACGTTCGGTGTCAGTCTCGCCCATACCTGTCAACTGGGACGGGCGGCTGTACGCAGCAAATGTAGGTACCCAACCGCCTCATTCTAGTAGGGGTTGCCAGCTTTGCGCAGCAAGCATGTACAAAGGTTTGCCGAAAGATCTAGGTTCATTCCGTCAAGATGCGAAGTATCAGTAGCTTGAACGTCATAGCCCTCCGCGATAGGTGCGTGGGATGGCGAAGAAAAAACACCGCAGCAAACCGGGCGACAAGCGCTCAACAAAACGCGACCTTGATACGAGGGACGCTGGCGAAAATCGGACTGATATGGGCGCTGAAAGGCGTGCTGTAGCGACACAGACCTCCGCACTTGTCGATCTGCTCGAGCGTTTCGAACCTCTCTGGCGAGCTTACCAGGCTGGGAGCCTTCCCAAGACCACCAGCGTTTCGCGCATGCGCGTTCTGTCCTTGCTTGCTGATCAAGGTCCGATGACCATGACGGAATTGAAGCTGGCAATGGGCGTTTCGGCGCAGAACATCACCGGGCTTGTCGATCGATTGGAGGCCAGCAACGAGGTGGAGCGTCAGCCTGATCCGGCAGACCGGCGAAAGATCATCGTCAAGTTATTCAAGCCACTCAAGGACACCGTTCGAGCGTATCGCGATGATCACCGGCGTCAGGTTGGCCAAGTATTCGACACGCTATCGTTCAAAGAGCAGAAGCAGCTTTCGCGGGCTTTATCAAAGCTTGTGAACATTCTGGAGGATAGGGCCAACGCGCAATAATGCGCAGCCTAGCGGACTCGGCAACCGGCAAGACGACACCACGGTAAGATTGGGACAGACCGGCAATGATTGGCGTCTTTGAAACAGCGTCTAAGCCATGAAGGATCGCAGGTACAAAAAAACCCGGCGCTTTGGAGCGCCGGGTTTGTCTAAGCCATTAGCTTAATAGCCTCCAGCTACGACGCTTTCTTCTGATCGTCATCGTCGACATCTTCGAACTCGGCGTCGACGACATCATCATCCTGCATCGTATCGGCAGCCTCGTCTGCTGCAGCGTCGGCAGCGGCATCAGCTTCCGCTTGGCTCTCGGCGTACATCGCCTCGCCAAGCTTCATCGAGGCGGTCGCGAGCGCCTGAGCTTTCTCGTCAATGGCGTCTTTATC
This window harbors:
- a CDS encoding GNAT family N-acetyltransferase, which produces MLSIDQTLQTLTDAPSSAIEANGKTGVGGNYTFSEVHDRQAVAALGEEWCRLEGISEGSTGFQVFAFCLTWLENYAFGDDPRYRARIVCIRNSAGQLVCLAPLAQRENRGLSIVEWVGEPLIQYGDVLLDPQADHVKVRQALFEAIDGWKIDGLLLRSVRADARVALVMPTERWQVGEGREAAIADLRGFQSAETYFARFSRSTRKGLRLKRRRLEEMGELRFSLVKPGGQARQLCELALAWKKDWLAARGLSSRAFMDTLSLKTLEALAECQDPDNPLGLRVLWLDETPIAIEIALIDRSASMAFMGMYDPAYEARSPGKVQMELTVRHGLENGWPAYDLLAPMADYKQSWSTNALPVTDVMVPRSLKGWAYRIGILQGLRPFAKKLLMAMPQALRVRILKAA
- the dnaJ gene encoding molecular chaperone DnaJ; translation: MAKPDFYDLLGVARDADEKTLKSAFRKKAMQYHPDRNPGDGEAEQKFKQVNEAYEVLRDDQKRAAYDRFGHQAFEQGGMGGGFGGAGMGGAGMGDIFEEIFGEFMGGRRRGGSGAARGSDVRYNLEISLEEAFEGKTVDLQLPTSVVCETCSGSGAKPGTSPVTCGTCGGMGKVRMSQGFFAVERTCPTCGGRGEVIKDPCETCSGSGRVVQERTLSVNIPAGIDDGNRIRVAGEGEAGVRGAPAGDLYIFVSITPHSIFQRDGADLFCRAPISIVTAALGGAFEVPTLDGGRARVKVPDGTQTGKQFRLRGKGMPILRQRDAGDMYVQVVVETPQNLTRKQRELLEAFEEESGAHNNPETDGFFSKVKDFFGG
- the mutS gene encoding DNA mismatch repair protein MutS produces the protein MTKPPSTDEIARAPALNEPPPTAKGATPVMAQYLEIKAANADSLLFFRMGDFYELFFDDAHIAAKVLGIALTKRGKHSGQDIPMAGVPVHAAQDYLHKLIAAGHKVAVCEQIEDPKEAKKRGSKAVVKRDVTRLVTPGTLTEDGLLPTASANWLTAVAPAADDSSLGLAWLDLSTGSFHLATLPTARLDAELARLAPAETLYPDNLTPDTTPLFMTLERLGGALSPLPAVLFHGGDAAERVATAFGVASADAFGELSRGELRAAAALIGYVEQTQKQAFAALKPPVRERLGTAMAIDEATRTSLDIVRSKTGDDGTTLLAAINRCVTAAGTRRLADQLSAPSTERDTIEARLDAVASFIDAQAARQTIRNSLAGLPDLSRALARVVLARAGPRDLQTIGTAIAQAEALLEHWPAATEAILLKEARAKLEARPQGLGTRLGSELADELPLFARDGGFIAEGVDADLDAARRLRDDTRKVIAGLQSTYCEQTGARSLKVKHNGLLGFFIEVPSAQAGPLQSAPDTYFHRQTMANAMRFSTQRLSELEAEIAGATGRALALELDRFHDLCEAVIAAREPLQAVADALATFDVAAGLAETAILDRHIRPIMRDDTCFSLVGGRHPVVERALKRQGGAQFVSNDCALGDEGDELGKVHVVTGPNMGGKSTYLRQNALIAVMAQAGCYVPADSATIGIVDALFSRVGAADDLARGRSTFMVEMVETAAILHQAGPKSLVILDEIGRGTATYDGLSIAWACVEHLHEQCKSRALFATHYHELTVLAERLARLENRTLSVKEWQGEVIFLHEVLPGAADRSYGLQVAKLAGLPAPVITRARAVLDHLERRVDGTDGQSDDDLFEGLPLFAAAKAPAPTAQPSDEHIEAAAKARLAELMAKADPDQMTPRQALDFVYDLAAKLRKM
- a CDS encoding MarR family transcriptional regulator; the encoded protein is MAKKKHRSKPGDKRSTKRDLDTRDAGENRTDMGAERRAVATQTSALVDLLERFEPLWRAYQAGSLPKTTSVSRMRVLSLLADQGPMTMTELKLAMGVSAQNITGLVDRLEASNEVERQPDPADRRKIIVKLFKPLKDTVRAYRDDHRRQVGQVFDTLSFKEQKQLSRALSKLVNILEDRANAQ
- a CDS encoding NADP-dependent malic enzyme; translated protein: MAKKLPGDTHLSRNTFGSNRPAITDQDALDFHAYGRPGKLEVIPTKPMATQRDLSLAYSPGVAVPVKAIAANPDVAFDYTARGNMVAVISNGTAILGLGNLGALASKPVMEGKAVLFKRFADVDSIDLEVDTQDVDAFIDAVKHLGPSFGGINLEDIKAPDCFIIESRLREEMDIPVFHDDQHGTAIIALAGLINALDLTGRDIKETTLVCNGAGSAAIACIELIKALGMPADNIILCDTKGVIYQGREAGMNQWKAAHATRTDARTLEEAVKGADVFFGLSVQGALTQEMVMSMADDPIIFAMANPDPEITPEQVAEVRSDAIVATGRSDYPNQVNNVLGFPYIFRGALDVRATTINDEMKIAAARALADLAREDVPDEVASAYQGARPRYGPNYIIPVPFDPRLISAIPAAVAKAAADTGVARRPVIDDAGYRAELSARRDPVAGVLNRIYERVKRLQKRVVFAEGEEEQVMRAAVSFSHQGLGHAILVGREDEIRRVAEDGGIDLTGIEIANARVSSRQEDYAEFLYQRLQRKGFLFRDCQRMVNTDRNYFGACMVAMGEADSMVTGTTRNYSVALQVIRRVVDAKPGHRVIGASLCLARGRTVLIADTAVHDMPTSEELADIAEEAAGVARRLGYEPRVAMLAYSTFGHPPGERSERVQEAVRILDKRRVDFEYDGEMNADVALNMQIMEQYPFCRLSGPANVLVMPAFHSASIATKMLEELGGSTVIGPLLVGIDKPIQIARLGAGDSEIVNMAVLSAYNVSA